A stretch of Marinobacter sp. F4206 DNA encodes these proteins:
- a CDS encoding peroxiredoxin, with translation MPSVELDQPVPDFEASATGDQTIRLADLRGKNVVIYFYPKDNTPGCTTEGQDFRDRMKEFAELDTEIFGVSRDGLKAHENFRAKHEFPFHLISDKDETLCKLFDVIKPKKLYGKEYLGIERSTFLIDAKGVLRKAWRGVKVKGHVSEVLEATEAL, from the coding sequence ATGCCATCTGTTGAACTGGACCAACCCGTGCCCGACTTCGAGGCTTCAGCCACTGGCGATCAGACCATACGTCTGGCAGATCTCCGCGGGAAAAACGTGGTCATCTATTTCTACCCGAAAGACAACACGCCAGGCTGCACGACCGAAGGTCAGGACTTCCGTGACCGCATGAAAGAGTTCGCCGAACTCGATACCGAAATCTTCGGCGTCTCCAGAGACGGCCTGAAAGCCCATGAAAATTTTCGGGCGAAGCACGAGTTTCCGTTCCACCTGATTTCAGACAAGGACGAGACACTCTGCAAGCTGTTTGATGTCATCAAACCGAAAAAACTATACGGCAAAGAATATCTCGGTATCGAACGCAGCACTTTCCTGATCGACGCCAAGGGCGTGCTTCGAAAAGCCTGGCGCGGCGTTAAGGTCAAAGGCCACGTTAGCGAAGTCCTCGAAGCCACCGAAGCACTCTGA